GCCTGGGATGCCGGCGATGACGATGGCGCACGGCAGGCGCTGCGGCAACAGCGGGCATTCCTCGACCATCACCTCCTCACCTGGCTGCCCGACTATGCAGACACCATCGCCGGTGCCGCCCGCAGCCCGTTCTACCCGGCCGTCGTGCGTCTCACCGCAGGCTTGGCCACGGACATGCGCGAGACCATGAACACTGGTGCCGCGCCCATGGAGGCAACCTGACATGCACGCGGTGGCTCATGCCGAGGATTGGACGGATGAGGGCGACGGGGCGACGGTGGAATACCGGTGCCGGGGCAGCCTGCTGCTGTGCGGCCCCCCCGAGGCGGTCAGGCCGCTGCTGTCACGGCTGCCGGCGGGGCTGCGCACGGTGGCCGTGGCACCGGGGTTGGGTGGCCTCGGCAGGCCGCCCGCTCTCAAGACCCTCGGGGCGCGGGTGAGCCGCATCGAAGGGCATCTGGGGCGGTTTCGTGCCTATGGGCAGGGCTCCGACGGCGAACTCGACCTGGGTCCCTTGAGCACCAACAGGGACGGTCTGTTCGATCTGGTGATGGATCTCGGCGACCCACCCCTGGATCCTCGCGAGGTGCCCCCCCTGGGCTATGTCCGATCCGCGGGCTCGCTGGCCGAGGCGGTAGAACGACTGGAGCAGCTGGCCCGCCTCGAGGGCACGGTGCACAAGCCACGCTATTTCGATTTCGACGCCGGGCTGTGTGCCCACACCCGCCAGGGCCGCACGGGCTGCCGGCGCTGTCTCGATGCCTGTGCCGCCGGCGCCATTGACTCTCCTGGGGGACGAATCACCATCGACCCCTACCTGTGCCAGGGCTGCGGCGGCTGTGCCCTGGTGTGTCCCACCGGCGCCGTCAGCCACCGGCGTAGCGCCGCCGCCCCCACCCTGGCGGCCATCGCGCGGGCCCTCGACACGGCCCCGGTTCATCCCACCCTGGTGATCCATGCCGACGCTCACCCGCCTACCGCGGCCGCGGGCGACATGGTCTCCCTGCCCACCGCCGCCGTCGCGGCTATCGGCGCCGACACGTGGCTGGGTAGTCTCGCCCTCGGTGCCGCCCGCGTGGTGGTGATGACACCGGCCGATCTGCCCCTGTCCAGCCGCCAGGCCCTCGCCACCGAAGTGGCAGCGGCACGCTGCCTGCTGGAGGGCATCGGCTGCGACCCGAACACTATTCATCTCCAGAATAAAGATGACGACACCCCGCCGGTGAGCGCGGGTGCAACCGTGACGCCGCGGCCGTCC
Above is a window of Gammaproteobacteria bacterium DNA encoding:
- a CDS encoding 4Fe-4S binding protein encodes the protein MHAVAHAEDWTDEGDGATVEYRCRGSLLLCGPPEAVRPLLSRLPAGLRTVAVAPGLGGLGRPPALKTLGARVSRIEGHLGRFRAYGQGSDGELDLGPLSTNRDGLFDLVMDLGDPPLDPREVPPLGYVRSAGSLAEAVERLEQLARLEGTVHKPRYFDFDAGLCAHTRQGRTGCRRCLDACAAGAIDSPGGRITIDPYLCQGCGGCALVCPTGAVSHRRSAAAPTLAAIARALDTAPVHPTLVIHADAHPPTAAAGDMVSLPTAAVAAIGADTWLGSLALGAARVVVMTPADLPLSSRQALATEVAAARCLLEGIGCDPNTIHLQNKDDDTPPVSAGATVTPRPSLDVSTLSSAGGKRDRLLVALGHLAHHAPTPARSVGLPAGAPYGRLGMAVERCTLCLACTVLCPTRALGAEQGALVLDDGACIQCGLCSDACPEQALSLLADFDGRCLASGAAGRRTLKAASEPYPCAACGRPFASRALVMRGMEHVRDHPMFQGKGRQLLEMCPECRQAAATGLAGSPR